The Methylomonas montana DNA window GCATCCCTGCTTTGGGCGATGTTTTTTTCAAGCGCATTAACGGTAACGGGGTGTGCCAGTACAGAGCAGAAACCGGTGGACACCAGCAGTACGGCAGCCGCTAAAGTTCAGCCGGCCGATCCTTACGAAGGTTTCAATCGTTCGATGTACGGTTTTAACATGGGCTTGGATAAGCATTTTCTGAAGCCGATTGCCAACGGTTACAAAACGATAACCCCCGATTTCATGCAGGCCGGTGTCAGCAATTTTTTTACCAACCTCAAAGGTATTAACGTTGTCTTGAACGATTTTCTGCAAGGCAAGTTCGATCAAGGCGCTTCCGACACGGGGCGTTTTTTGACAAATTCTACGGTTGGTTTGCTCGGGCTATTTGATGTGGCCAGCGAGCTGGGATTGCAAAATAATGTAGAGGATTTTGGTCAAACACTCGCGGTGTGGGGGGTTGATCAAGGTCCATATTTAGTGCTGCCGCTTTTAGGGCCGACTACTGTGCGTGATGGCGCTGCTATTGTGGTGGATAAAGCCGCTAATCCTGGAACCTACGTGCCGGGTACCGGTATTGTTGAAGGTATCAACGACCGGGCGAATGCCGAAGGTGCTTTGAATTTTATCGACGAAGCGGCCTTGGATCCATACGTATTCACCCGCGAGTCGTTTCTGCAGTATCGTAAGAATTTGATCAATGATGGTAAGACCGACCCTAATAATTACGAGTTTGATATTGACGCGGAAGTCGATGTCGGTGAGATTTCACCGGCTAAGCCTAAAGAGAGTAATGGTGTGCAAAAGCCTAAAGCCGATAGCACCAAGAAATCGCCAGATCATGTCGAAAATGCCATAGATGTAAAAAATGGCAGCGCCAACAGTAGCTCTACTAAAGCTTTCGATAGTATGTCTAAATCGTTTGATGATGCGGCCGTGGAATTTGAAAAAGCCTCAGCCAAAATGGATCAAATCAGTAAAAAAAAAAGATGGCATAAACGCCGTTAATGTCGTTTAAAGAGACGCAAGGAAGCGTCTCTTTTGGTATTTCTCAGTAATGCAACAAGGAATGCACTTCGTAGTTTCCCAGTTTCTCCCGTCCTTGCAGGAAATCCAGTTCCACCACAAAAGCGCAGGCCACCACAGTAGCGCCGAGCTTTTCAATCAGCTCGCAACTCGCTTTGGCGGTGCCGCCGGTCGCTAATAAATCGTCGATCAATAACACTTTGTCGTTGCTGTCCACGGCGTCGATATGCACTTCCAGTTCCGCCGAGCCGTATTCCAGATCGTAGGATACGCTTTGCACATCGTAGGGTAGCTTGCCCGGTTTCCTAAGCGGCACGAATGGAATGCCCAATTCCCAAGCTATTAGCGAGCCGAAGATAAATCCGCGTGCTTCCATACCGGCCACGGCGGTAATGTCGCGGCCTAAAAACGGATGCAGCAGCTGATGCACGGTCAAACGCAATGTTGCCGGATCCTTAACCAACGGTGTTATATCTTTAAAAATGATGCCGGGTTTTGGGAAATCCGGGATGTCGCGAATTTTGTTTCTTAATCTGTTCATTATGTGGTCCTGGTGTAACGTAAACTGGTCCAAAATATCTTTGCTATCTAGCCGTCTATGCCGTTATTTTTCGGCAATAAACACCATTTGATGGCAATGATAAGGGTCAATTTTTTCAGCCAGTGGTTGCAAGAAATTAGGTAAGGGGTACAAACCAAATCCGTAGCCTTTGACATTTGAATATCCCAATATGTTTAGGTATTTTCTGAGTGTCAAGAAGCTGAATACCACTAAATGTCTGTGGACGGGGTTTTCGGATTCTGCGTCCCATTTAAGTTCGTGAGAGCTCACTTTAAAAATTTCTTCAGATTTCAATAGGATATTAGAGTCGGGATGGGGGCCGCTAGACGGCATCCGGCCGGCGAGAATTAGGGCAGCGGTGAAATAGGTACTGATGTTGGGAGTCAGGATAATGAGTTTCCCGCCGGGTTGAAGTGTTCTATGGGATTCTTTCAGAAAATGGCAGCCATTTAATAAATGTTCTAAAACGGAAAGAGCAAAGATGCATTGGAATGTATCATTTTCAAATGGAAACGGATTATTTAAATCGCCTTGTTGAACGTTGATATGCTTTTGACGGGCAGCTTCTACGTCAGGACTGCTCCACTCGATACCGTGATAGCGGTTGGGTGCAAGCCCAATTTCCTGGGAAAGATGTTCAAACCAGTAACCGCTATTGGCCCCGCAATCCAGGCATTTGCCATCGTTTTGTTTTAAGCTGGAGACTATTTCCTGGGCCGCCAAGGTGTAGGCTTCAGCCATGGTGCGTTGGTACAAGGATTTGAAATAGTGCTTCAACATGATTTTGCTTAAGCGAAAAACGCTTCGATCTTGGTGAGAATGCCCTTGGCATCCAGCCCGACCAGGCCGAGCAACTCCTCGCGGCCACCTTGTTCGACGAAGCGATCCGGCAAGCCGATGTTGAGGATGGGCATCAGGATTTTCTGCGCCTGCAGGAATTCGTTGACCGCGCTGCCGGCGCCGCCGGCGATGACGTTTTCCTCGACGGTGACGATCACGTCGTGGCTCTTGGCCATCTCCAGTACCAAGGCTTCATCCAGGGGTTTGACGAAACGCATGTTGACCACCGTCGCCCCCAGTTGCTTACCGGCTTCCAAGGCCGGTGCCACCATGCTGCCCCAGGCCAGGATGGCGATGCGTCCGCCCTGGTGGCGAATCTCAGCCTTGCCGATTTCCAACTCGGTCAAGGCTTTATCGACGCTGACGCCAGGGCCCTTGCCGCGCGGATAACGTAACGAAGCCGGACCTTTATACTTGAAACCGGTGGTCAGCATTTGCCGGCACTCGTTCTCGTCGGCCGGTGCCATTACCAGCATGTTCGGGATGCAGCGCATATAACTGAAATCATAACTACCGGCATGGGTCGGACCGTCCGGTCCCACCAATCCGGCCCGATCCAATGCAAACAGCACGTCCAGATTCTGCAAGGCCACGTCATGAATCAACTGATCGTAAGCCCGTTGCAAAAAGGTCGAATAAATCGCTACCACTGGCTTGGCGCCCTGACAAGCCTGACCGGCGGCCAAGGTCACCGCATGCTGTTCGGCAATCGCCACGTCGAAATAACGTTTCGGAAACTTCTGCGAGAATTCCACCAAACCCGAGCCTTCGCGCATGGCCGGGGTAATCCCTAGCAGACGCTCGTCCTGTTCGGCCATGTCGACCAGCCAGCGGCCGAATACCTCGGTATAAGTCGGGTGCGGCGACGGTGCCGCCTTGGGTAAATAATCCTTAGTCGGATCGAAAGCCGGCACCCCATGATAAGCCAAAGGATCCTTCTCGGCCGGCGCATAGCCCTTACCCTTCTTGGTCACCACATGCAAAAACACCGGTCCGGTCAAATCCTTCAGATTCTCCAGCGTCGACACCAGCATCTCGACATCGTGGCCATCGATAGGGCCGAAATAATTAAAACCCAACTCCTCGAACAAAGTGCCTGGCACGATCATGCCTTTCACGTGTTCCTCGGTCTTCCGCGCCAGTTCCCAGACCGATGGCATCTTGGCTAAAGCCTTCTTGCTCTCTTCCCGCACCGACGAATAAAACTTACTCGACAACACCTTGGTCAGATAATTATTCATCGCCCCGACCGGCGGCGAAATCGACATATCGTTATCGTTCAAAATCACCAGCAGATTGGCATTTACATCACCGGCATGATTCATCGCCTCGAACGCCATACCGCCGGTGATCGAACCGTCACCGATGATCGCCACCATCTTCTTGTCCTCGCCGCGCAACTGCGAAGCGATGGCCATGCCCAGCGCGGCACTGATCGAAGTGCTGGAATGACCGACCCCGAAAGCGTCATATTCGCTTTCCTCGCGGGACGGAAACGCCGAGACCCCGCCCAAAGTCCTGATGGTCGGCATCCTGTCCTTGCGGCCGGTCAGAATCTTATGCGGATAAGCCTGATGGCCGACATCCCAGACCAACTGATCCGACGGCGTATCGAACACATAATGCAGCGCCACCGTCAGTTCCACGGTGCCCAAACCGGCCGAAAAGTGGCCGCCGGAGAGACTGACCGTGTGGGTCAGATAGGCACGCAGCTCATCGGCCAGCGGCTTGAGCTGTTCCGGTTTCAGCGCACGGACATCGGACGGACTTTGAATGGTGTTGAGGAGCGGGAAATCGGAGACGGTCATGTTTTAGAAAATTCCTTTATATGTTTGCGTCGCAATATTCGGCGCCCGATGAGCAGGCGCAAAGCGATAAAACCGGAGAGATTGCGGCGCAAGAAGTATAAATCGTGCAAATAAGGCGGCGATTAGTGACTGCGTTCGATGATGTACAGCGACAAATCGCGCAACAAATCCGCTTCGCTGCCAAAGCCTGCCAAACTGGCGACCGCTTGTTCATGTAGTTCCTGGGCTTTTTGTTTGGCGCCGGCCATTCCCAATAGGGCAGGGTAAGTCGGTTTGTCGTTATCGACATCTTTGCCCTGGGTTTTGCCCAAAGTAGCGGTATCGCTTTCCACATCGAGGATGTCGTCTTTGACTTGGAACGACAGGCCTATGCATTTGGCGTAATGATCCAGCTTTTTAGCGACTTCGGCAGCCAGATCAGGCTTGGACAAAGCCGCCAGATTGACGCTGGCGCGGATCAAGGCGCCGGTTTTATGGATATGCATGTTTTCCAGTTCCGGCAGAGTCAGTTTGCGACCGACCGAGCCAAGGTCGATGGCCTGGCCGCCGACCATGCCTTGCGAACCGCTGGCTCTGGTCAAAGCGGCGATCATTTTGACTCGGGCTTCCGGGCCCGCTTGAATGGCTGGGTCGTTGGCTAATACGTCAAAAGCCAGTGCTTGCAATGCGTCGCCGGCTAAGATAGCGGTGGCATCGTCGTAGGCTTTGTGACAAGTCGGTTTGCCGCGGCGTAGATCGTCGTTGTCCATCGCTGGCAAATCGTCGTGGATTAAGGAGTAAACATGGATAAATTCCACTGCGCAAGCTTGCGCGTCCAGCACATCTTCGTTCAACCCCAAGGCCTGGCCGGTGGCATAAGTCAGCAGTGGGCGGGTGCGTTTGCCGCCGTCCAGCACGCTGTAGCGCATGGCTTGATGCAGGGTTTGCGGCAGAATGTTCTCGCCGGGCAACCTGACGTCCAGCGCGCGCTCGACGCGGTTCTGACAGGCGGTAAGATAGGCTTTTAAGTTACTCATCGGTGAATGGCTCCAAAGTTTGCTGGCCGTTTTTTTCTAATAAAATTTGGACTTTCTGCTCGGCGTCTTGTAGCGCTTGCTGGCAGGTGCGGGTTAATCTGATCCCGCGTTCGAAGGATTTTAAGGACTCTTCCAGAGAAATATCGCCGCGCTCCATTTGCTCGACCAATTTCTCCAATTCTTCCATCGCGTCCTCAAATTGGGATGCGCTTTTACGTCTCGACATATAATGTGTACTGACATGCTCAAAAAATGACCGAGCATTATAGTATGAATTAACAGCAAACGATGAGTAACAATGAGTAACGAATATAACGCCGCGGCAATTGAAGTACTGAGCGGCCTGGACCCGGTGCGCAAACGTCCCGGCATGTATACCGACACCACGCGCCCGAATCATTTGGTGCAGGAAGTGGTGGACAACAGTGTCGATGAAGCGCTGGCCGGCCACGCCGACACCATCAATGTCGTGCTTTATAAAGACGGTTCAGTGCGGGTGGACGATAACGGCCGGGGCATGCCGGTGGATATTCATCCCGAACAGGGCATTCCTGGCGTGGAAGTAATCCTTACGCAGTTGCATGCCGGCGGTAAATTCTCCAACAAAAACTATCAATTCTCCGGCGGCTTGCACGGCGTCGGCGTGTCTGTGGTCAACGCCTTGTCGGAAAAACTGCTGGTTGAAATCAAGCGCGGCGGCGGTGTCTATCAAATGGAATTTGCCGGCGGCGACAAAGTCAGCGAATTGCAGCAAAGCTGCACGGTCGGTAAGAATAACACCGGCACCAGCGTGCATTTTTGGCCGGACGGCAAGTATTT harbors:
- a CDS encoding MlaA family lipoprotein; this translates as MYNHQGNSQASLLWAMFFSSALTVTGCASTEQKPVDTSSTAAAKVQPADPYEGFNRSMYGFNMGLDKHFLKPIANGYKTITPDFMQAGVSNFFTNLKGINVVLNDFLQGKFDQGASDTGRFLTNSTVGLLGLFDVASELGLQNNVEDFGQTLAVWGVDQGPYLVLPLLGPTTVRDGAAIVVDKAANPGTYVPGTGIVEGINDRANAEGALNFIDEAALDPYVFTRESFLQYRKNLINDGKTDPNNYEFDIDAEVDVGEISPAKPKESNGVQKPKADSTKKSPDHVENAIDVKNGSANSSSTKAFDSMSKSFDDAAVEFEKASAKMDQISKKKRWHKRR
- a CDS encoding adenine phosphoribosyltransferase: MNRLRNKIRDIPDFPKPGIIFKDITPLVKDPATLRLTVHQLLHPFLGRDITAVAGMEARGFIFGSLIAWELGIPFVPLRKPGKLPYDVQSVSYDLEYGSAELEVHIDAVDSNDKVLLIDDLLATGGTAKASCELIEKLGATVVACAFVVELDFLQGREKLGNYEVHSLLHY
- a CDS encoding class I SAM-dependent methyltransferase — its product is MAEAYTLAAQEIVSSLKQNDGKCLDCGANSGYWFEHLSQEIGLAPNRYHGIEWSSPDVEAARQKHINVQQGDLNNPFPFENDTFQCIFALSVLEHLLNGCHFLKESHRTLQPGGKLIILTPNISTYFTAALILAGRMPSSGPHPDSNILLKSEEIFKVSSHELKWDAESENPVHRHLVVFSFLTLRKYLNILGYSNVKGYGFGLYPLPNFLQPLAEKIDPYHCHQMVFIAEK
- the dxs gene encoding 1-deoxy-D-xylulose-5-phosphate synthase, which produces MTVSDFPLLNTIQSPSDVRALKPEQLKPLADELRAYLTHTVSLSGGHFSAGLGTVELTVALHYVFDTPSDQLVWDVGHQAYPHKILTGRKDRMPTIRTLGGVSAFPSREESEYDAFGVGHSSTSISAALGMAIASQLRGEDKKMVAIIGDGSITGGMAFEAMNHAGDVNANLLVILNDNDMSISPPVGAMNNYLTKVLSSKFYSSVREESKKALAKMPSVWELARKTEEHVKGMIVPGTLFEELGFNYFGPIDGHDVEMLVSTLENLKDLTGPVFLHVVTKKGKGYAPAEKDPLAYHGVPAFDPTKDYLPKAAPSPHPTYTEVFGRWLVDMAEQDERLLGITPAMREGSGLVEFSQKFPKRYFDVAIAEQHAVTLAAGQACQGAKPVVAIYSTFLQRAYDQLIHDVALQNLDVLFALDRAGLVGPDGPTHAGSYDFSYMRCIPNMLVMAPADENECRQMLTTGFKYKGPASLRYPRGKGPGVSVDKALTELEIGKAEIRHQGGRIAILAWGSMVAPALEAGKQLGATVVNMRFVKPLDEALVLEMAKSHDVIVTVEENVIAGGAGSAVNEFLQAQKILMPILNIGLPDRFVEQGGREELLGLVGLDAKGILTKIEAFFA
- the ispA gene encoding (2E,6E)-farnesyl diphosphate synthase — translated: MSNLKAYLTACQNRVERALDVRLPGENILPQTLHQAMRYSVLDGGKRTRPLLTYATGQALGLNEDVLDAQACAVEFIHVYSLIHDDLPAMDNDDLRRGKPTCHKAYDDATAILAGDALQALAFDVLANDPAIQAGPEARVKMIAALTRASGSQGMVGGQAIDLGSVGRKLTLPELENMHIHKTGALIRASVNLAALSKPDLAAEVAKKLDHYAKCIGLSFQVKDDILDVESDTATLGKTQGKDVDNDKPTYPALLGMAGAKQKAQELHEQAVASLAGFGSEADLLRDLSLYIIERSH
- a CDS encoding exodeoxyribonuclease VII small subunit; translation: MSRRKSASQFEDAMEELEKLVEQMERGDISLEESLKSFERGIRLTRTCQQALQDAEQKVQILLEKNGQQTLEPFTDE